A window from Montipora capricornis isolate CH-2021 chromosome 7, ASM3666992v2, whole genome shotgun sequence encodes these proteins:
- the LOC138057386 gene encoding type I iodothyronine deiodinase-like, whose translation MKSLPYAIALGLTYIKCIVAFVVKVVLSHTPILKNKLQKFEEESNRVPYQNFWDVYGGRKHFVSILKILVGDLNKVAKLGFSAPNCTVATVDGKKCKLLDFTKGNRPLVLNFGSCTUPPFLVTFVKDFQTVVHNFDKVADFLTVYISEAHPTDDWRWNNNVEIQQHKNLIERCDAAKRLEEFCSCTAPIVVDSMQNEANDAYGAWPERLYIIQQGKIVYEGGTGPYNYNLGEVEKWLEKYKTTL comes from the exons ATGAAGAGCCTACCGTATGCCATAGCACTTGGTTTAACTTACATCAAATGCATTGTGGCCTTTGTTGTGAAAGTCGTGTTGTCCCACACTCCAATCCTTAAGAACAAGCTTCAAAAGTTCGAAGAAGAGAGCAATCGTGTTCCATACCAAAACTTTTGGGACGTTTACGGTGGACGCAAGCACTTCGTCTCCATTCTAAAAATACTGGTCGGTGATTTAAACAAGGTGGCTAAGCTTGGCTTTTCTGCTCCGAATTGCACAGTTGCTACGGTTGATGGAAAAAAATGCAAGCTGTTAGATTTTACTAAAGGGAATCGCCCGCTTGTTCTTAACTTCGGCAGCTGCACCTGACCACCGTTCCTTGTCACTTTTGTGAAAGACTTTCAGACTGTCGTTCACAATTTTGACAAGGTTGCAGATTTTCTTACAGTCTACATTAGCGAAGCTCACCCAACGGATGATTGGCGTTGGAAT AACAACGTGGAAATCCAGCAACACAAGAATTTAATAGAGCGTTGTGACGCCGCCAAACGTTTGGAGGAGTTCTGTTCATGCACCGCTCCTATTGTGGTCGACTCGATGCAGAATGAAGCGAACGACGCGTATGGAGCCTGGCCCGAGAGACTGTATATTATACAGCAAGGCAAGATAGTGTACGAGGGTGGGACGGGTCCCTATAACTACAACTTAGGGGAGGTGGAAAAGTGGTtagaaaaatacaaaaccaCTCTGTAA